The Plasmodium sp. gorilla clade G2 genome assembly, contig: PADLG01_00_11, whole genome shotgun sequence sequence tcaaataattttctAATTCTATACTATATATTTCATCACTAAAATCAATTGTAAACATTTCATATCTTTCTAATAAATCATTAAACCAGTATTCATGTTCCCATTCctctatattatttatatttttaaatatccaTTCTTtccatatttctttttcttcttcaatatataaatattttaattcgTCATCAAAAActtttgtaatattatatttatatggtatatttttcatatgattATTTCTTTCTTCATTCCAATCATTCCACAAATTAATAAACCATTCCTCTTTTTCCAGTTCATCAATTaatatcttatttttttgtttcatattatataacaataatttatgtttctccaacattttatttaatatattatccaaatattcatatgaatcatcaattgttttattttttatccataaatttgtataatacatatttccTTCTTTCAACAAATCAAAGCAAATATCGAAATAttcattctttattttatagtCATCTGCTTCTTGATAAGTATTTTCCATATCATGATTCAATATTTccttttctatatttattccatttattttacttaatttttcacatatattatttccacttttttttctattccttttataatattcactataaatattcatatattttttcttcctaTTCATTGCATAAGCGTAattatcttcttcattttcattactTGCAATTTTTAACCAATCCCTTTCGTTATCTTCATCTATCCATTTTAATTGAATATCATCCCAATgcttttttgatatttttttttcaacatcTCTTAATGGCtttcttattatatctttatattcttcatcatcttcttcatttattattgATCTGAAATATCTATCTTCTTCAATTATCCATTCTTTCTTCAAATCATTATAccaatttttcatttttaatttttctatttcttctttttgaCCATTTAATAGGATActttttttcatatcatCCACACATAATTCATTACCctctaatttttcttttcttttcaatTCTTCTACACATGTATccaaaaatatttctttactTTCTAAATATTCCTCCTTTTTGTGTTCCtcaattatcatcatatatatttttatccatatgatacatattaatttttttttcctatattcttttaattcttccaaatattcatcattttcttcaaaCTGCATTAAATTTTTACATTCATCTAATTCAATAACTCCTTTTCTTTCAATTTCTTCTAATAATTTATCAaaccatttttttataacatttgattctatatgatataaattttttgcaATCCACTTTctccatataattttttgccTTTGTAACATTGGATTTTTAACATCCTCTCTTAAACTAATCAACAATTCTAAATAAGCTTTtctcatatatttattctctTCATTCTTCCAATTCTCtttcaatataataaaccatttttcttttttccatttttccAACATATATCTATGTCTTTCTATCCATCTATTCCACAAATTGTTTTGTCTCTCTATTACATCCACttttaaatgtttatattcTAGGTCTCCTATCATTAACatgttatttataatatgggAATATTccttattttcaatatttccAAATTCTTGCAAACATATTTCTAAAAAGTCCCCTTTATTCATTTCCCACTCTTCATTTTTGCAGTCGTTCAAAACTTCCATATGAATTTCTATGATGGTTTTCCTTTTGatacttttattatcatgcaatttatttgaataatCGTTTAATTTATTCAACTCGATCATTCTATTTATGTCCTCATTCATTTCGtctttgtttatattatctttatctaTTGCGATACGTAACCAATCTCTCTCATTATCTTCATCAAtccattttatatacatatcttTCCAATGTTCTAATAATACACCTTTTTCTACTTCTATAAGGGGATTATTCAACAAACCATCCTCATATATTTCATCCTTTTCCATTAAATCCaaagaatttatatatttatcttcttcttttatccattcttttttcaaattattatacCATTCTTCATTTTTCCACTTTTTGTCATCTTCTACCTTATCACATATATGAAATCCCTTTTTCATTTCATCAACCATTGATATCAttctttcattttcttcagaATGTTCTTCCTTTTTTAACTCATCTATACATGTATTTAAAAAGGActccttttttttctctaATTCTTCATCCTTCTCTTCTTCCAAAAcagacatatatatttttatccacAAAATTACTTCTAACTTTTTCTTCCTATATTTATGTAACTCCTCATCtgatatatctttttctaaatataaaaatttttttatagctTCGTCACTAATTATACCATTTTTATCTATCTCATCCAATAAATGATTTAaccatttatttataatttcttcttttattttgtaagGATGTTTTGCAATCCAATTCCTccaaattattttttgtctctgcgacatattatatttgtcaCCCTTTAGActtattaataattctttgtatgtttttctcatatattcattttgttctttctcccaatcattttttaattgaataaaccaattttctttattccaTTTTTCTAACATATAATTGTGTCTATTTGTCCAAATATTCCAAAATGATTTGGTATTCTCCACTATGTTGTAAATATCACTttcatttgttatataatcataatattctttattttttttatcttcattttgtttttttatcaattcttctatacatatatctaaaaagtcctctttatttttttcccaCTCTTCCATTTTACAATCGGATAATACCTCCAAATGTATTTCAATGATGATTTTCCATTTACATacctttttatttaataaataaatacctcttttttctatttcatcataaatttttaattcttcgCTATATATATCATCCTCTCTAATTATTCTATGCTTCATTTTATCATCAGGTTTTATATACgtccttttttttaaaaaaacatcTTCCAACCAATCTTCATCACTATCTTCATCAATCCATTTTAATTCTACATTTCTCCAttgttcttttaataaaCCTTTTTGTATTTCCATTGTTGGTTTCTTAACAAATTCATAAAACTCCTCTTCATCGTCACTTCCCAAATTATATGACGAAACAAATTTATATTCTCTTCTAATCCAATCTTGTTGCATTTGCTTAAACCAATCCTCTCCTTTATACTTTTCAAGTTCTTTCATTTTATCTAttccatatatatcttttttcaaATCTTCTATCACTTCTTcttctatttcttttttcttttttaattcttcaaaCGATGTATCTATAAATAACTTTTCACTCTCTATATCTTCTtcctttatatattcctccaatattgacatatatatttttatccatAATATAACCACCAAcactttctttttatattttataaattcttCGATTTGTTCTTCATCATATTGTTCTTCatgtaaagataaaaattttcTTATGGCTTCATCAGATATGATACCTTCCTTTTCAAGCTcttcaaataatttattaaaccATTTATCTATAACAAATTCTCTAACTCTAAATGGATGTTTTGCAATCCATTTTCTccaaataattttttgtctTTGAGACATATGATATTTATCACCTCTTAAGCtaattaataattctttatacGCTCTCTTCAtatattcttcttcttcatctctCCAACTCTCTTTTAATCTTAAAAACCATTCTTCTTCTTTCCATTTTTCTAACATATGTTCATGCCGTTCAACCCATCTATACCACATATCGCTTTGCttattcatcatatatatagtttCTACATCTTTTTCTTCACCAAATAACAAATCACTTgatattacatttatatctGATTTTTTTTCCTGCCTTGAAAATTCatcaatacatatatttaaaaaatctcCTTTATTAAATTCCCATTCTGCTTTTCTTTGTTCTCCCAAAATTAACATATGTATTTCTATAATAGTTTTCCATAACCATTTCATTCTttctaataatttaattttataaggaTCCTCTATAATttcaactttttttttaacgtatatttttttttttaatttttctttttccctTTGCCTAACTTCTTCACGTAACTTTTCTAAttcttttattcttatatacaCAGCAGAAGGAACCACATTTTttactttaattttttcttctattcTCGCTGgtatcatttcttttttctataatagaaaaaaatatatatatatttattattaaaataatgcacatacataaaaaaatatagataatatataataaaaagaggttctattatataatttactttttttttttcttttttttttttttgtttactTTGCGAATTATGTTCAGTATAATGGAAATAAGCAGAATTAACAAACCTATaggaataaatataagataTGGTGTTACTTGCATAGGAGGATTACCACCAcactttcttttatatttataaattcttCGATTTgttcttcatcattattgTTCTTCatgtaaagataaaaattcTTATGGCTTCATCAGATATTGATACCTTCCTTTTCAAGCTcttcataataatttattaaaccATTATCTATAAACAAATTCTCTAACTCTAAATGGATGTTTTGCAATCCATTTTCTccaaataattttttgtctTTGAGACATATGATATTATCACCTCTTAAGCtaattaataattctttatacGCTTCTCTTTCATATATTCTTCTCTCATCTCTCCAACTCTCTTTTAATCTTAAAAAACCATTCTTCTTCTTTCCATTTTTCTAACAATGTTCATGCCGTTCAACCCATCTATACCACATATCGCTTTTGCttattcatcatatatatagtttCTACCATCTTTTTCTTCACCAAATAACAAATCACTTGATATTAACATTTTATATCTGATTTTTTTTCTGCCTTGAAAATTCatcaatacatatatttaaaaaatctcCTTTATTAAATTCCCATTCTGCTTTTCTTTGTCTCCCAAAATAACATATGTATTTTCGATAATAGTTTTCCATAACCATTTCATTCTttctaataatttaattttataaggaTCCTCTATAATTTCAACTTTTTTTTAacgtatattttttttttttaatttttctttttcctttgCCTAACTTCTTGCACGTAACTTTTCTAAttcttttattcttatataccACAGCCAGAAGGAACCACATTTTttactttaattttttcttctattcTCGCTGgtatcatttcttttttctataatagaaaaaaatatatatatattttattatgaaaataatgcatcatacataaaaaaatatagataatatatgaataaaaaagagTTCTATTAGTataatttacttttttttttttctttttttttttttgtttactTTGCGAATTATGTTCAGTTATAATGGAAATAAGCAGAATTTAACAAACCTATTGGaatgtttataatatgtaagaTATGGTGTTACTTGCATTTGTTAGAGGGTTTTATTTTACCAGTATGGTGTAATTTAGGAAGGAGGCGTCGAAGTAGGAGGATCGAATCTGATTTGGACTCGAAGTATTATCATTGATAATATCTATTTTATTAGGAGTTCTAATGCTTTCTTCCTAGAGTTGGAAATAATACTTGAATTTTCTCTCTGATTGtttgtt is a genomic window containing:
- a CDS encoding surface-associated interspersed protein 8.3 putative, producing MIPARIEEKIKKNGKKKNGFLRLKESWRDERRIYEREAYKELLISLRGDNIICLKDKKLFGENGLQNIHLELENLFIDNGLINYYEELEKEGLLILLISIILNIIRKKKEMIPARIEEKIKVKNVVPSAVYIRIKELEKLREEVRQREKEKLKKKIYVKKKVEIIEDPYKIKLLERMKWLWKTIIEIHMLILGEQRKAEWEFNKGDFLNICIDEFSRQEKKSDINVISSDLLFGEEKDVETIYMMNKQSDMWYRWVERHEHMLEKWKEEEWFLRLKESWRDEEEEYMKRAYKELLISLRGDKYHMSQRQKIIWRKWIAKHPFRVREFVIDKWFNKLFEELEKEGIISDEAIRKFLSLHEEQYDEEQIEEFIKYKKKVLVVILWIKIYMSILEEYIKEEDIESEKLFIDTSFEELKKKKEIEEEVIEDLKKDIYGIDKMKELEKYKGEDWFKQMQQDWIRREYKFVSSYNLGSDDEEEFYEFVKKPTMEIQKGLLKEQWRNVELKWIDEDSDEDWLEDVFLKKRTYIKPDDKMKHRIIREDDIYSEELKIYDEIEKRGIYLLNKKVCKWKIIIEIHLEVLSDCKMEEWEKNKEDFLDICIEELIKKQNEDKKNKEYYDYITNESDIYNIVENTKSFWNIWTNRHNYMLEKWNKENWFIQLKNDWEKEQNEYMRKTYKELLISLKGDKYNMSQRQKIIWRNWIAKHPYKIKEEIINKWLNHLLDEIDKNGIISDEAIKKFLYLEKDISDEELHKYRKKKLEVILWIKIYMSVLEEEKDEELEKKKESFLNTCIDELKKEEHSEENERMISMVDEMKKGFHICDKVEDDKKWKNEEWYNNLKKEWIKEEDKYINSLDLMEKDEIYEDGLLNNPLIEVEKGVLLEHWKDMYIKWIDEDNERDWLRIAIDKDNINKDEMNEDINRMIELNKLNDYSNKLHDNKSIKRKTIIEIHMEVLNDCKNEEWEMNKGDFLEICLQEFGNIENKEYSHIINNMLMIGDLEYKHLKVDVIERQNNLWNRWIERHRYMLEKWKKEKWFIILKENWKNEENKYMRKAYLELLISLREDVKNPMLQRQKIIWRKWIAKNLYHIESNVIKKWFDKLLEEIERKGVIELDECKNLMQFEENDEYLEELKEYRKKKLICIIWIKIYMMIIEEHKKEEYLESKEIFLDTCVEELKRKEKLEGNELCVDDMKKSILLNGQKEEIEKLKMKNWYNDLKKEWIIEEDRYFRSIINEEDDEEYKDIIRKPLRDVEKKISKKHWDDIQLKWIDEDNERDWLKIASNENEEDNYAYAMNRKKKYMNIYSEYYKRNRKKSGNNICEKLSKINGINIEKEILNHDMENTYQEADDYKIKNEYFDICFDLLKEGNMYYTNLWIKNKTIDDSYEYLDNILNKMLEKHKLLLYNMKQKNKILIDELEKEEWFINLWNDWNEERNNHMKNIPYKYNITKVFDDELKYLYIEEEKEIWKEWIFKNINNIEEWEHEYWFNDLLERYEMFTIDFSDEIYSIELENYLKEKILKIALLIDIFMAILDKSFNEVSEANNEYFTNSEMENMEYDKIYDYNDEEEKIKIREWFEKCVTETENGMIAKKNKTKKVSLPKELEEKGIMSENLEGETSIYNKQLIEQKMNILKESYSRNGDNKSLQ